From a region of the Triticum aestivum cultivar Chinese Spring chromosome 7D, IWGSC CS RefSeq v2.1, whole genome shotgun sequence genome:
- the LOC123166866 gene encoding SKP1-like protein 1: MESQMIRHMIEDDYTDNGLLLRNVNSKILSKVIEYYNKHVQAKATNTSDFGGGARASDATSAVPAALAEDLKNWDANFIKVDKDTIFDLMLAANHLNIKGLLDLTCQTVADMMTGKTPEEIRKIFNINEKLKPEEEEEIRREN, from the exons ATGGAGTCGCAAATGATCCGGCACATGATCGAGGATGACTATACTGACAACGGCTTGTTGCTCCGCAATGTCAACTCAAAGATCCTCTCCAAGGTCATTGAGTACTACAACAAACACGTCCAAGCAAAGGCCACCAACACATCTGATTTTGGAGGAGGAGCTAGGGCGTCAGATGCTACATCGGCTGTGCCTGCGGCGCTCGCGGAGGACCTCAAAAACTGGGACGCCAATTTCATCAAGGTCGATAAGGACACCATATTCGACCTCATGCTG GCTGCAAACCACCTCAACATCAAGGGGCTCCTAGACCTGACTTGCCAGACCGTCGCTGACATGATGACGGGAAAGACGCCAGAGGAGATCCGCAAGATCTTCAACATCAATGAGAAATTAAaacctgaggaggaggaggagatccgCAGGGAGAACTAG
- the LOC123164114 gene encoding SKP1-like protein 1, producing the protein MESQMIRHMIEDGYTDNGLLLRNVNSKILSKVIEYCNKHVQAKATDISDFGGGARVSDATSAVPAALVEDLKTWDADFVKVDKDTIFDIMLAANHLNIKGLLDLTCQAVADMMTGKTPEEIRKIFNINEKLKPEEEEEIRREN; encoded by the exons ATGGAGTCGCAAATGATCCGGCACATGATCGAGGACGGCTATACTGACAACGGCTTGTTGCTCCGCAATGTCAACTCAAAGATCCTCTCCAAGGTCATTGAGTACTGCAACAAACACGTCCAAGCAAAGGCCACCGACATATCTGATTTTGGAGGAGGAGCTAGGGTGTCAGATGCTACATCGGCTGTGCCTGCGGCGCTCGTGGAGGACCTAAAAACCTGGGATGCAGATTTCGTCAAGGTCGACAAGGACACCATATTCGACATCATGCTG GCTGCAAACCACCTCAACATCAAGGGGCTCCTAGACCTGACTTGCCAGGCCGTCGCTGACATGATGACGGGAAAGACGCCAGAGGAGATCCGCAAGATCTTCAACATCAATGAGAAATTAAaacctgaggaggaggaggagatccgCAGGGAGAACTAG